In Helicobacter bilis, a genomic segment contains:
- a CDS encoding phage adaptor protein: MEVFTLLLEIRSRLHDEATQKWNDTEILDCLNLSYVNLARVLRLFLQQKEYKVEKDFIQDLPTNFLDVKNVIRNKKEIPILRAYQAKHIASGEYVSISNDKIVFNHAGDYVMTYYCYYKIVDKHDSFNLPLIANNALLFYAMYLLLQKKPSQNALQEVGFYRGLYESEIRELQRDMYRTHETRMLTSQYILL; this comes from the coding sequence ATGGAAGTCTTTACCCTACTTTTAGAAATCCGCTCAAGGCTGCATGATGAAGCTACACAAAAGTGGAATGATACAGAAATACTAGACTGCCTTAACCTTAGCTATGTGAATCTAGCAAGGGTGTTACGACTATTTTTACAACAAAAAGAATATAAGGTAGAAAAAGACTTTATACAAGACTTGCCTACAAACTTTTTAGATGTAAAGAATGTAATAAGAAACAAAAAAGAGATACCAATACTTAGGGCATATCAAGCAAAGCATATAGCAAGTGGTGAGTATGTGAGTATTAGTAATGATAAGATTGTGTTTAATCATGCTGGGGATTATGTAATGACTTATTATTGTTATTACAAGATTGTAGATAAGCATGATAGCTTTAATCTGCCACTTATTGCTAATAATGCTTTATTGTTTTATGCAATGTATTTATTATTACAAAAAAAGCCTAGTCAAAATGCTTTGCAAGAAGTGGGATTTTATAGGGGATTGTATGAGAGTGAGATTAGGGAATTGCAGAGAGATATGTATAGGACACATGAAACTAGAATGCTTACTAGTCAATATATTTTATTGTAG